A window of the Labrus mixtus chromosome 8, fLabMix1.1, whole genome shotgun sequence genome harbors these coding sequences:
- the dnajb6a gene encoding dnaJ homolog subfamily B member 6a, with the protein MMDYYQVLGVRRDVSAEEIKKAYRKLALRWHPDKNPENKDEAEKKFKELSEAYEVLSDANKRSLYDRYGKEGLSPNNGGRGGHYHNGDHFHEPFTFRNPEDVFREFFGGRDPFADLFGADPFGDDPFFGSGRRHQSRSNRNRAGGSFYGGFVGFPPFGAGFSPFDPGFGSFGSMGTMGHMGHMTTMGSLGGGGGFTSFSSTSFGGGGGGGGGGGGGMGNFRSVSTSTKIINGRKITTKRIVENGQERVEVEEDGQLRSLTINGKEQLLQLEHK; encoded by the exons aTGATGGACTACTACCAGGTGTTAGGTGTCAGGAGAGACgtgtctgcagaggaaatcaAAAAAGC GTACAGAAAGCTGGCCCTGAGGTGGCATCCTGATAAAAACCCAGAGAACAAGGATGAGGCTGAGAAGAAGTTCAAGGAGCTGTCGGAGGCGTATGAAGTCCTGTCAGATG CCAATAAGAGGTCCTTATACGATCGCTACGGCAAAGAGGGACTGTCGCCGAACAACGGAGGACGAG GGGGACATTATCACAACGGAGACCATTTCCACGAACCGTTCACATTCCGAAACCCCGAGGACGTCTTCAGGGAGTTCTTTGGAGGCAGAGACCCCTTTGCAGACTTATTTG GTGCTGATCCGTTTGGTGATGATCCTTTTTTTGGAAGCGGTCGGCGGCACCAAAGTCGATCCAATCGCAACCGGGCGGGTGGTTCGTTTTACGGGGGCTTCGTTGGTTTTCCACCCTTCGGAGCTGGCTTCTCACCTTTTGACCCAG GCTTCGGCTCGTTTGGCTCCATGGGCACCATGGGTCACATGGGTCACATGACGACCATGGGCAgtctgggaggaggagggggattcACCTCTTTTTCGTCCACCTCCttcgggggaggaggaggaggaggcggcggagGCGGAGGAGGCATGGGCAACTTCCGCTCCGTGTCGACCTCCACCAAGATCATAAACGGCAGAAAGATCACGACTAAAAG AATTGTGGAGAACGGTCAGGAgcgggtggaggtggaggaggacggGCAGCTGCGCTCTCTAACCATTAACGGTAAGGAGCAGCTGCTGCAACTGGAACACAAGTGA